Proteins encoded in a region of the Haloglomus salinum genome:
- a CDS encoding GMC oxidoreductase → MTGSGADMSDPDVVVVGAGGDAPALAWRLGQQGIDVLLLEAGPFHGNEQFPAPHSERGNTASASTDDLSGDLLDQQFTAREGDMGSPVDGKLRWGPADAERAPWARTVPQTGVISQVAGVGGTTLHYYGNHPRAFVPSINEQPHWPIDYADLVPYYQHLESVHPVKPAPTTPKAELFFEGARRSGYDLTTGLNVEDEGYRPFPNAIHQPDEALRRDGDYDGDFRDVSGDTLACHEHQGGPHPRGADFEERAKRGSLTSLVPKALATGHVEIRPNAFATEVLTRAGPGPLEACGVEYRDTWTGRTRRVFADAVVLAAGCIETPRLWLNSGLPDDGWVGKGLTTHHFDFVSGTFDSDTLEDVIGQRKVEPHQGQAAGSRLDVPGKGGIAVNTFAPGITASVMFSESIDGFAFENDTTGEPWDTHGRVTGTKLKEEMSDYRRMLTLICHTDDRPRQDNGVTLDSATEDEHGPVARIDWSPHPEDDERRDDLARRASKLLDEAGANHIHRAGAAPILLHLQSSMAMGKVLDSGGEALSVDRLFVADHSALANGVGGANPTHTGQALALRTAEHLADRYFDGVSDPIPANPTPASADD, encoded by the coding sequence ATGACCGGTTCGGGGGCCGACATGAGCGACCCGGACGTGGTCGTCGTCGGGGCGGGCGGTGACGCGCCGGCGCTGGCGTGGCGCCTCGGCCAGCAGGGTATCGACGTGCTGCTGCTCGAGGCGGGGCCGTTCCACGGGAACGAGCAGTTCCCGGCGCCCCACAGCGAGCGTGGCAACACCGCCTCTGCCTCCACCGACGACCTCTCGGGCGACCTGCTGGACCAGCAGTTCACGGCCCGCGAGGGCGACATGGGGAGTCCCGTCGACGGCAAACTGCGCTGGGGCCCGGCCGACGCCGAGCGCGCGCCGTGGGCCCGGACGGTCCCACAGACCGGCGTCATCTCGCAGGTGGCCGGCGTCGGCGGCACGACGCTGCACTACTACGGCAACCACCCGCGGGCGTTCGTCCCGTCCATCAACGAGCAACCACACTGGCCCATCGACTACGCCGACCTGGTGCCGTACTACCAGCATCTGGAGTCGGTCCACCCGGTGAAGCCGGCACCGACGACGCCCAAAGCGGAGCTGTTCTTCGAGGGCGCGCGGCGGTCGGGGTACGACCTCACGACGGGCCTGAACGTCGAGGACGAGGGCTACCGGCCGTTCCCGAACGCCATCCACCAGCCCGACGAGGCCCTGCGACGGGACGGCGACTACGACGGCGATTTCCGCGACGTGTCGGGCGACACGCTCGCCTGCCACGAGCACCAGGGTGGGCCCCATCCGCGCGGTGCGGACTTCGAGGAGCGGGCGAAGCGTGGCTCGCTCACGTCGCTCGTGCCGAAGGCGCTCGCGACGGGGCACGTCGAGATCCGGCCGAACGCCTTCGCGACCGAGGTACTCACGCGCGCCGGCCCCGGGCCGCTCGAGGCCTGCGGTGTCGAGTATCGGGACACCTGGACCGGACGCACGCGCCGCGTGTTCGCCGACGCCGTCGTGCTCGCCGCGGGCTGCATCGAGACGCCGCGACTGTGGCTCAACTCGGGGCTTCCGGACGACGGCTGGGTCGGCAAGGGCCTCACCACACACCACTTCGACTTCGTCTCGGGCACGTTCGATTCGGACACGCTCGAGGACGTCATCGGCCAGCGCAAGGTCGAGCCACACCAGGGCCAGGCTGCCGGCTCCCGGCTCGACGTGCCCGGCAAGGGCGGCATCGCGGTCAACACCTTCGCGCCCGGCATCACCGCCTCGGTGATGTTCTCCGAGTCCATCGACGGCTTCGCCTTCGAGAACGACACGACCGGCGAGCCGTGGGACACCCACGGCCGGGTCACCGGCACGAAGCTGAAGGAGGAGATGAGCGACTACCGCCGGATGCTCACCCTCATCTGCCACACGGACGACCGGCCGCGGCAGGACAACGGCGTTACGCTCGATTCGGCCACCGAGGACGAGCACGGCCCCGTCGCCCGCATCGACTGGTCGCCCCACCCCGAGGACGACGAGCGCCGCGACGACCTCGCGCGCCGCGCCAGCAAGCTGCTCGACGAGGCCGGCGCGAACCACATCCACCGTGCCGGCGCCGCACCCATCCTCCTCCACCTGCAGTCCTCGATGGCGATGGGGAAGGTGCTGGACTCGGGCGGCGAGGCGCTGTCGGTCGACCGCCTGTTCGTCGCCGACCACTCCGCGCTCGCCAACGGTGTCGGCGGCGCCAACCCGACCCACACCGGGCAGGCGCTCGCGCTCCGAACCGCCGAACACCTCGCCGACCGCTACTTCGACGGCGTGTCGGACCCCATCCCCGCGAACCCGACCCCCGCCTCGGCCGACGACTGA
- a CDS encoding zinc-binding dehydrogenase, with amino-acid sequence MRAAVFHGPGDIRIEDRPKPEVEGPQHAVVSVTHTAICGSDLWFYRGQSDREQGSRVGHEPMGIVEAVGEDVVSVEPGDRVFAPFVQSCGACEFCRKGLHTSCVNGGSWSGEDGGAQGEYVRATHADGTLVRVPDRHADDEAVLRSVLPLTDVMGTGHHAVVSAGVEPGDDCVVVGDGAVGLCAVAAARRRGAERVVAMGHHEDRLALAEELGATDTIAARGEAAVEAALERTHGGVSHVVEAVGAASAMETAVEVCRPGGTVGYVGVPHGMDGLDLYPLFGDNVTLRGGVAPVRAYADDLLADVLQGTLDPSPVFTETVSLDGVPEGYRMMDEREAVKVLVEV; translated from the coding sequence ATGCGCGCCGCCGTCTTCCACGGTCCCGGTGACATCCGCATCGAGGACCGCCCGAAGCCCGAGGTCGAGGGGCCCCAACACGCCGTCGTCAGCGTCACGCACACCGCCATCTGCGGCTCGGACCTCTGGTTCTATCGGGGGCAGAGCGACCGCGAGCAGGGGAGTCGGGTCGGCCACGAGCCGATGGGCATCGTCGAGGCCGTCGGCGAGGACGTGGTCTCGGTCGAGCCCGGCGACCGCGTGTTCGCACCCTTCGTCCAGTCCTGCGGGGCCTGCGAGTTCTGCCGCAAGGGCCTGCATACCTCCTGCGTGAACGGCGGCTCCTGGAGCGGCGAAGACGGTGGCGCCCAGGGCGAGTACGTCCGGGCGACCCACGCCGACGGCACACTCGTCCGGGTCCCGGACCGCCACGCCGACGACGAGGCCGTCCTCCGCTCGGTGCTGCCGCTGACCGACGTGATGGGCACGGGCCACCACGCGGTGGTCAGTGCGGGCGTCGAGCCCGGCGACGACTGCGTGGTGGTCGGTGACGGTGCGGTCGGTCTGTGTGCGGTCGCGGCGGCGCGGCGCCGCGGTGCCGAACGGGTCGTCGCGATGGGTCACCACGAGGACCGGCTGGCACTCGCGGAGGAACTCGGTGCGACCGACACTATCGCCGCCCGGGGCGAGGCGGCAGTCGAGGCCGCCCTCGAACGGACTCACGGCGGCGTGTCTCACGTCGTCGAGGCGGTCGGCGCGGCGAGCGCGATGGAGACCGCCGTCGAGGTGTGCCGCCCCGGCGGGACGGTCGGCTACGTCGGCGTCCCGCACGGGATGGACGGGCTGGACCTCTACCCGCTGTTCGGCGACAACGTCACCCTCCGGGGTGGCGTCGCGCCGGTCCGGGCGTACGCCGACGACCTGCTGGCCGATGTCCTGCAGGGGACGCTCGACCCGTCGCCGGTGTTCACGGAGACGGTGTCGCTGGACGGCGTGCCCGAGGGCTACCGCATGATGGACGAGCGCGAGGCAGTCAAGGTGCTCGTGGAGGTCTGA
- a CDS encoding nitrous oxide reductase accessory protein NosL, which translates to MRRLSRRAVLATAAGAATVGLAGCTGDGDSDGDDDTGGSPTPTGTPTGTEQPDLTEPVTVPEDASCAVCGMKPAEFPEWNGQLAHEDGERVHFCTSGCLSAYHAAPGHFREGRTWDTVVAAWVRDYRTTELIDATTAHYALELDTERVDDPMMKNPLPFADREDAVAYVDQYDDLGEQDIVGLAAFDVPLARKYRGRLLPEPDEPSALDRAPVPEDAECSVCGMAPAKFPEWNGELSFEDGERAHFCSPGCLAAYYATPGHFDDGRAQDDVLGTWAHDYDTKDWADGFDANWVLETNADRIDAPMGKNPLPFADREDALAYVDRYDDLSEADVVPLTAFDRDLAETYRGKFF; encoded by the coding sequence ATGAGACGCCTCTCTCGACGAGCCGTACTCGCAACGGCTGCTGGAGCGGCCACAGTCGGGCTCGCGGGCTGCACCGGCGACGGGGACTCGGATGGAGACGATGACACCGGCGGCTCTCCGACCCCGACGGGGACCCCGACCGGTACCGAGCAGCCGGACCTCACGGAGCCGGTGACCGTTCCCGAGGACGCCTCGTGTGCGGTCTGCGGGATGAAGCCGGCGGAGTTCCCCGAGTGGAACGGCCAGCTCGCCCACGAGGACGGCGAGCGCGTCCACTTCTGTACCTCGGGCTGTCTGTCCGCCTACCACGCCGCCCCCGGTCACTTCCGGGAGGGCCGGACGTGGGACACCGTCGTGGCGGCCTGGGTTCGCGACTACCGCACGACCGAACTCATCGACGCGACGACGGCCCACTACGCGCTCGAACTGGACACCGAGCGGGTCGACGACCCGATGATGAAGAACCCGCTCCCGTTCGCCGACCGCGAGGACGCGGTGGCGTACGTCGACCAGTACGACGACCTCGGCGAGCAGGACATCGTCGGGCTGGCCGCGTTCGACGTGCCGCTCGCCCGGAAGTACCGGGGCCGTCTCCTCCCGGAGCCCGACGAGCCATCGGCGCTCGACCGGGCACCCGTTCCCGAGGACGCCGAGTGTAGCGTCTGTGGCATGGCGCCCGCGAAGTTCCCCGAGTGGAACGGCGAACTCTCCTTCGAGGACGGCGAGCGGGCCCACTTCTGCTCACCGGGCTGTCTGGCCGCGTACTACGCCACCCCCGGCCACTTCGACGACGGGCGCGCACAGGACGACGTGCTGGGAACCTGGGCGCACGACTACGACACGAAGGACTGGGCCGACGGCTTCGACGCGAACTGGGTGCTGGAGACGAACGCCGACCGCATCGACGCACCGATGGGGAAGAACCCGCTCCCGTTCGCCGACCGCGAGGACGCACTCGCCTACGTCGACCGGTACGACGACCTCTCGGAGGCAGACGTGGTTCCGCTGACCGCGTTCGACAGGGACCTCGCGGAGACGTACCGCGGCAAGTTCTTCTGA